The Streptococcus pluranimalium genome contains a region encoding:
- a CDS encoding ABC transporter substrate-binding protein: MKCRLGLLGLLASASLLLGACSSRSEQANVKHIGILQYMEHESLTETREGIIEELEKQGYENGKDIVLDYQNAQGDHASLQSISENLVKDNDLVIGITTQSSQALQVANTDKPIIFSAVTDPVSAKLVKSMKNPDGLVTGVSNRQPLEPLFTALQTVLPKAKTVGIMYTTSERNAEVQVENAKALLKKAGYKMIVKGITSTNDVQDAAKQLMKETDVLYVPTDNIVASAMTLLGDLSRESGIPVIGGSADMVEEGGLMTYGPDYRALGRQTAQMAIKVLKGQKVNDIPAEYPKDTELVVNEEMAKDLKINTKDLNKK; this comes from the coding sequence ATGAAGTGTAGGTTAGGTTTATTAGGATTGTTAGCTAGTGCTAGTTTATTGCTAGGAGCTTGTTCATCTAGGAGTGAGCAAGCCAATGTTAAGCATATAGGGATTTTGCAGTATATGGAGCATGAGTCTCTGACGGAAACCCGAGAGGGTATTATAGAAGAGCTTGAAAAGCAAGGTTATGAAAATGGCAAGGATATTGTTCTTGATTATCAGAATGCTCAGGGGGATCATGCTTCTTTACAAAGTATTTCTGAAAACTTGGTTAAGGATAATGATCTAGTGATTGGTATTACGACACAATCCTCTCAGGCACTTCAGGTGGCTAATACTGATAAACCAATCATTTTCTCAGCTGTGACTGATCCAGTTTCAGCTAAATTGGTTAAATCTATGAAAAATCCTGATGGTTTAGTAACAGGTGTTAGCAATCGTCAACCTCTGGAGCCTCTATTTACAGCATTGCAAACAGTTTTACCTAAAGCGAAAACAGTCGGAATAATGTACACAACTAGTGAAAGAAATGCTGAGGTGCAAGTTGAGAATGCCAAAGCCTTATTAAAAAAAGCCGGCTATAAAATGATCGTCAAAGGTATTACATCAACCAATGATGTTCAAGATGCTGCCAAGCAGTTGATGAAGGAGACGGATGTTTTGTATGTACCAACAGATAATATTGTGGCGAGTGCCATGACTTTATTAGGGGATTTATCAAGGGAAAGTGGTATACCCGTTATTGGTGGATCAGCCGATATGGTAGAAGAGGGAGGTTTGATGACTTATGGTCCTGATTACCGTGCATTGGGACGTCAAACTGCTCAAATGGCTATCAAGGTTTTGAAAGGTCAAAAAGTAAATGACATACCAGCCGAATACCCTAAAGATACCGAGTTAGTTGTGAATGAAGAAATGGCAAAGGACTTAAAAATTAATACCAAAGACCTCAATAAGAAGTGA
- a CDS encoding polysaccharide deacetylase family protein: MLSLGISASQTVMAKNKVKQQETKKTSQKLTWKKQEQPVQIPILMYHAIHEMSPEESANANLIVAPDLFEQHIKALSDSGYYFLSPKEAYKALTSNKLPQKKVVWITFDDGNADFYTHAYPILKKYKAKATNNIITGFVQNHSTGNVTVKQMAEMSKHGMSFQGHTVNHPDLSIADTTSQLGELVDSKDFLDHELTQKTTTIAYPSGRYSQETIDLSKQAGYKLGLTTNEGLASAADGLMSLNRVRILPTTTPDILLEQISVN; encoded by the coding sequence ATGTTAAGCTTGGGAATATCTGCTAGTCAGACTGTTATGGCTAAAAATAAGGTGAAGCAACAAGAAACCAAGAAGACGTCCCAAAAATTGACTTGGAAAAAACAAGAGCAGCCAGTGCAAATCCCCATTCTCATGTATCATGCCATCCATGAAATGTCTCCTGAAGAAAGTGCCAATGCTAATCTGATTGTCGCTCCAGATCTTTTTGAACAACACATTAAGGCATTATCAGACTCTGGATACTACTTCCTAAGCCCAAAAGAAGCCTACAAAGCTTTAACCAGCAATAAACTGCCACAGAAAAAAGTCGTTTGGATTACCTTTGATGACGGCAATGCAGATTTTTACACCCATGCCTACCCCATTCTTAAGAAATACAAAGCCAAGGCAACTAACAATATCATCACTGGCTTTGTCCAAAATCACTCAACTGGCAATGTGACCGTCAAACAGATGGCAGAAATGTCTAAACATGGCATGTCCTTTCAAGGGCATACCGTTAATCATCCTGATTTAAGCATAGCTGATACTACAAGTCAATTAGGCGAACTCGTTGATAGCAAGGATTTTCTAGACCATGAGTTAACCCAAAAAACAACAACGATAGCCTATCCTTCAGGGCGGTATAGTCAAGAAACGATTGACTTATCTAAGCAAGCTGGTTATAAGCTAGGACTAACAACTAATGAAGGTCTAGCAAGTGCTGCTGATGGCTTAATGTCTCTAAACCGTGTTCGTATATTACCGACAACGACACCTGACATCCTTTTAGAACAAATCTCAGTCAATTAA
- a CDS encoding ABC transporter permease, with protein MLDIVLSSISQGLLWSIMAIGVFITFRILDIADLSAEGAFPMGAAVASVSILNGWHPVLATLAGLAGGMLVGLVAGFLHTKMKIPPLLTGIITLTGLYSTNLLVMGRSNVSLSMQNTLVSMFQDLGLDKTYAVILIGVIFISLVILSLMLFLNTQLGLSLRATGDNIHMGQANGINVNQMKVLGYMIGNGLIALSGALLAQNNGYADLNMGVGTIIIGLASVILAEVIIKHLPLGKRLISIVLGSVIYRLIIVVILTASVDAQMIKLVSAVLLAIILYIPEIRSKLGVKSSKSLTEEN; from the coding sequence ATGTTGGATATTGTATTATCAAGTATTTCACAAGGGCTACTTTGGTCCATTATGGCTATTGGGGTATTCATTACCTTTCGTATTTTAGATATTGCGGATTTATCAGCTGAAGGGGCTTTTCCTATGGGTGCGGCAGTAGCTTCTGTTAGTATCCTCAATGGTTGGCACCCTGTTTTAGCAACACTAGCAGGTTTGGCTGGGGGAATGCTTGTTGGACTTGTAGCTGGTTTTCTCCATACTAAAATGAAGATTCCACCATTGTTGACAGGGATTATCACCTTAACAGGATTATACTCAACCAATCTTTTGGTAATGGGGCGTTCAAATGTGTCTCTTTCTATGCAAAATACCTTGGTAAGCATGTTTCAAGATTTGGGTCTTGATAAAACTTACGCTGTCATTCTTATTGGTGTCATCTTCATTTCCTTGGTTATTTTGTCTCTCATGCTGTTCTTAAATACTCAGCTTGGTCTTTCCCTTCGTGCGACTGGCGATAACATCCATATGGGGCAGGCTAATGGTATCAATGTTAATCAAATGAAGGTGTTAGGCTACATGATTGGGAATGGTTTGATTGCCCTTTCTGGTGCACTGTTAGCACAAAATAATGGCTACGCTGATCTTAATATGGGGGTGGGAACCATTATCATCGGTTTGGCTTCTGTGATCTTAGCTGAGGTGATTATCAAACATTTGCCACTTGGAAAACGCCTTATCTCTATTGTTTTAGGTTCTGTCATTTACCGCTTGATTATTGTGGTCATCCTAACAGCTAGTGTGGATGCTCAAATGATTAAACTGGTATCAGCAGTTCTCCTTGCTATCATCTTGTACATTCCTGAAATTCGCTCAAAACTTGGTGTAAAATCATCTAAATCCCTAACGGAGGAAAACTAA
- a CDS encoding ABC transporter ATP-binding protein — translation MSLLSLQNVHKIFEKGTINENHVLRGLDLDVEEGDFISIIGGNGAGKSTLLNTIAGAIQMDEGEISLKGKSIKKDSVATRSKHISRVFQDPRMGTATNLTIEENMAIAYLRGKKRSIFKKAVTDKERELFKEALKELGLGLENRMKTDAGFLSGGQRQALTLSMATLVRPDILLLDEHIAALDPKTSDMVMALTKKVVEEHALTTLMITHNMEHAIEYGNRLVMLYQGKIVVDVKGEEKKNLTVSQLMDLFHKNSGQMLNDDALVLG, via the coding sequence ATGTCTTTACTTAGCTTACAAAATGTGCATAAAATTTTTGAAAAAGGAACCATCAATGAAAACCATGTCCTTCGTGGCTTAGATTTGGATGTCGAAGAGGGGGATTTTATCTCTATTATCGGTGGTAATGGTGCTGGTAAATCAACCCTACTTAATACGATTGCTGGTGCTATCCAGATGGATGAGGGAGAGATTTCACTTAAAGGAAAATCTATCAAGAAGGATTCGGTTGCCACTCGCTCAAAACATATTAGTCGTGTGTTTCAAGACCCCCGAATGGGAACAGCCACTAATTTAACTATTGAAGAGAATATGGCGATTGCCTATCTTCGTGGAAAAAAACGTAGTATTTTCAAAAAAGCAGTGACTGATAAGGAACGTGAACTTTTTAAAGAAGCATTAAAAGAATTAGGCCTTGGTTTAGAAAATCGTATGAAAACAGATGCTGGATTCTTATCTGGTGGGCAACGTCAAGCTTTAACGCTTTCTATGGCAACGCTTGTTAGACCGGATATTCTCCTCTTAGATGAGCATATCGCTGCTCTTGATCCCAAAACAAGTGATATGGTAATGGCTTTAACTAAAAAAGTAGTAGAAGAACATGCTTTGACAACGCTTATGATTACCCACAATATGGAACACGCTATCGAGTACGGTAATCGTCTCGTGATGTTATATCAAGGGAAAATTGTCGTTGATGTCAAAGGAGAAGAAAAGAAAAATCTAACCGTTTCGCAACTCATGGATCTCTTCCATAAAAACTCTGGTCAAATGCTTAATGACGATGCCCTTGTCTTAGGATAG
- a CDS encoding ABC transporter substrate-binding protein — translation MKKLFGAILGLLAVSVFLVACSQSSDKGDKDAKHIGILQYVEFETLDVAREGFVDELSKAGYEDGKNIVIDYQNSQGDQANLQSISEKLVKDNDLVLGIATPAAQALATASSEVPVTFTAVTDPLSAKLVKSMKKPGGNVTGTTDMAPTKERVALLKKVMPNLKKVGIMYTTNERNSEVQVKEAQKVFKKEGIEVVTKGIASTNDVQDTARSLMNQTEVLYMPTDNLIDSSITLVTELSKEMKIPVYAANADLVEKGALFSYGPDFEELGRQTARQAVKILEGKNVSDISVETPENLTVKVNDEMAKLLNIDMSAVEDKK, via the coding sequence ATGAAGAAATTATTTGGAGCCATTTTAGGACTTTTAGCTGTTAGTGTATTTTTAGTAGCCTGTTCTCAGTCGTCTGACAAAGGTGATAAGGACGCTAAACATATTGGTATCTTACAATATGTTGAATTTGAAACCTTAGATGTTGCGCGTGAGGGATTCGTCGATGAATTGTCTAAGGCAGGTTATGAGGATGGCAAGAACATTGTCATCGACTACCAAAATTCTCAAGGAGATCAAGCCAATCTTCAAAGTATTTCTGAAAAGTTGGTTAAGGATAATGACCTAGTGCTTGGCATCGCAACACCAGCAGCTCAGGCCTTGGCGACAGCTTCGTCAGAAGTACCAGTCACTTTTACAGCTGTGACAGATCCTCTGTCTGCCAAGTTGGTCAAGAGTATGAAGAAGCCAGGCGGTAATGTAACAGGGACTACCGATATGGCTCCGACCAAGGAACGTGTGGCTTTATTGAAAAAAGTCATGCCAAACTTGAAAAAAGTTGGGATTATGTATACGACCAATGAGCGTAACTCAGAAGTTCAGGTCAAAGAAGCCCAAAAGGTTTTCAAAAAAGAAGGCATTGAAGTCGTGACAAAGGGAATTGCCTCAACAAATGATGTACAGGATACTGCGCGTTCACTGATGAACCAAACAGAAGTGCTTTACATGCCTACGGATAATCTCATTGATAGTTCTATTACTCTTGTCACTGAGTTATCCAAGGAAATGAAGATTCCAGTTTACGCAGCTAATGCAGACTTGGTTGAAAAAGGTGCACTCTTCTCATACGGGCCAGACTTTGAAGAGCTAGGTCGTCAAACAGCTCGTCAAGCAGTTAAGATTCTAGAAGGTAAAAATGTCTCAGATATTTCAGTTGAAACACCTGAAAACCTTACAGTAAAGGTTAATGATGAAATGGCGAAACTGTTAAACATTGATATGTCAGCAGTTGAAGATAAAAAATAA
- a CDS encoding homoserine dehydrogenase, with product MVVKIGLLGFGTVASGIPYLLKENYSKIATLAGIDIEISKVLVRSMDEANRLVSQGNNYDFVTAIDDILSDDEITIVVELMGRIEPAKTYISQALKAGKHVVSANKDLIAIHGQELIALAQENNVMFAYEAAVAGGIPILRTLSESFTADKITRILGVLNGTSNYMLTKMVEEGWTYEKALSSAQALGYAESDPTNDVEGIDAAYKVAILSQFGFGMAIDFDSIEHRGINIIKSNDVAIAKELGYVIKLVGDLQETHSGIWAEVVPTLVPVSHPLAAVNDVMNAVFVESIGIGQSMYYGPGAGQKPTATSVMADIIQISRYLVDGKAIKPFNAYVRPSQMAKAEEVSSAYYFAVEASDQPGQLSHLAQLFEEQAISFDQVLQGKADQGKALITVITHTINRKQLADIMLAIESSEAFILENCFKVLGE from the coding sequence ATGGTAGTTAAGATCGGTTTACTTGGTTTTGGGACAGTTGCCAGTGGTATTCCCTACTTATTAAAAGAGAATTATTCAAAAATTGCTACCTTAGCAGGGATTGATATTGAGATTAGTAAAGTTTTGGTTAGATCAATGGATGAAGCTAACCGCTTGGTTTCTCAAGGAAATAACTACGATTTTGTGACCGCTATTGATGATATTCTTTCTGACGATGAGATTACGATTGTCGTTGAATTGATGGGGCGAATAGAGCCCGCTAAGACCTATATCAGTCAAGCTTTAAAAGCAGGTAAACACGTTGTTTCTGCTAATAAGGATTTGATTGCTATTCATGGTCAAGAATTGATTGCTTTAGCCCAAGAAAATAATGTTATGTTTGCCTATGAAGCTGCTGTAGCAGGAGGAATTCCTATTTTACGCACGCTATCAGAATCATTTACGGCAGATAAAATTACCCGTATTTTAGGTGTTCTTAATGGTACGTCAAACTATATGCTTACCAAGATGGTTGAGGAAGGCTGGACTTATGAAAAAGCTCTATCTAGCGCTCAAGCTCTAGGATACGCCGAAAGTGATCCAACTAATGATGTTGAAGGGATTGATGCCGCGTACAAGGTAGCGATCTTGAGTCAGTTTGGCTTTGGTATGGCTATTGATTTTGATTCTATTGAGCATAGAGGGATCAATATTATCAAATCAAATGATGTTGCTATTGCTAAGGAATTAGGGTATGTTATAAAACTGGTCGGTGATCTTCAAGAGACTCATTCTGGCATTTGGGCAGAAGTCGTTCCAACTCTTGTGCCAGTAAGTCATCCTTTAGCTGCTGTTAATGATGTGATGAATGCTGTTTTTGTTGAGTCTATTGGTATTGGTCAATCGATGTACTATGGACCGGGAGCTGGGCAAAAACCGACAGCAACTTCCGTGATGGCAGATATCATACAAATAAGTCGTTATCTTGTGGATGGAAAAGCGATTAAACCTTTTAATGCTTATGTACGTCCCAGTCAGATGGCTAAAGCAGAAGAAGTTTCTAGTGCCTATTATTTTGCAGTTGAGGCCAGTGATCAACCAGGTCAACTATCACATTTGGCACAGTTATTTGAAGAACAAGCCATTTCTTTTGATCAGGTTTTACAAGGTAAAGCCGACCAAGGAAAAGCCCTAATAACTGTCATTACTCACACCATTAATCGTAAGCAGCTAGCTGATATCATGCTAGCTATTGAAAGTTCGGAAGCATTTATTTTAGAAAATTGCTTCAAAGTTTTAGGAGAATAG
- a CDS encoding ABC transporter substrate-binding protein: MKRQFKVILGLAAVALLLSACSQSSGQASKDVKHVGILQYVELEPLDAAREGFIKELEKHGYKDGKTIEIDYQNAQGDQSSLPTMSEKLVSDNDIVLGIATQPAQSLTSMSTDTPVLFTAVSDPVSAKVIESFDKPGGRATGTTNMAPVKERVELLRKVMPEVKTVGIMYTTSELNSELQVEKAKKAFEEAGIKTVVKGISSTNDIQDTARTLMEQTEVLFMPTDGLIDSSISIVTDLSKELKIPVVSGSADLVKKGVLFAYGPNYEKLGRQTARQAIKILEGKDIATIPAEEPQGMDVTVNDEMSELLGIDLTSITKK, from the coding sequence ATGAAAAGACAATTCAAAGTTATTCTAGGACTAGCTGCGGTAGCATTACTTTTGAGTGCATGTTCTCAATCTTCGGGACAAGCTTCTAAAGATGTTAAGCATGTCGGCATTTTACAATATGTTGAATTGGAGCCTCTGGATGCCGCACGAGAAGGTTTTATAAAGGAGTTAGAAAAACATGGTTACAAAGATGGTAAGACAATTGAAATTGATTATCAAAATGCTCAAGGTGACCAATCATCCTTGCCTACGATGTCAGAAAAACTAGTTTCTGATAATGATATTGTGTTAGGAATAGCGACACAGCCAGCGCAATCCTTGACGAGTATGTCAACGGATACTCCTGTGCTTTTTACAGCCGTATCTGATCCAGTTTCTGCAAAGGTCATTGAATCTTTTGATAAGCCTGGAGGTCGCGCTACAGGAACAACCAATATGGCTCCAGTTAAAGAACGCGTAGAGCTTTTGAGAAAAGTAATGCCGGAAGTCAAGACAGTTGGTATTATGTATACAACAAGTGAGCTTAATTCAGAGTTACAAGTTGAAAAAGCAAAAAAAGCGTTTGAGGAAGCTGGTATCAAAACAGTAGTAAAAGGGATCTCGTCAACAAATGACATTCAGGATACAGCGAGAACATTAATGGAACAAACGGAAGTTCTATTTATGCCGACAGATGGTCTTATTGATAGTTCGATTTCGATTGTCACTGATTTGTCTAAGGAATTAAAGATTCCAGTTGTTTCAGGATCCGCTGATTTAGTTAAAAAAGGTGTCCTGTTTGCTTATGGTCCAAACTATGAGAAGTTGGGGCGCCAGACAGCTCGTCAAGCCATAAAAATTTTAGAAGGTAAGGATATTGCGACCATTCCAGCAGAAGAACCTCAAGGTATGGATGTTACTGTCAATGATGAGATGAGTGAGTTGTTAGGAATTGATCTCACTTCTATTACAAAAAAGTAA